A stretch of the Pangasianodon hypophthalmus isolate fPanHyp1 chromosome 28, fPanHyp1.pri, whole genome shotgun sequence genome encodes the following:
- the LOC117596324 gene encoding CD209 antigen: MEMSEDIYANAEVVEENRADSSDSDKSYEDICMNEDNLATRKARSLTLSKISDTGNSHAGNKCYRLTAVCLLLLCVLLLTAITVLWIKFTNVNIENNQLQTSYNNLTIERDQLQISYSNLTIERDQLQSANYDLNREKDQQEAKLKELTNKTIILQASYNDTKDKSEKLQKEKDALQKKLTAIDSHAKVGWRYFSSSIYVISTEQKTWSESRQDCRSRGGDLVIINSREEQEFIIKHLGRNEAWIGLSDRDTEGVWKWVDGTRLTTAYWGYGEPNNVGDEDCAEILGFPDRKSWNDAPCSAQLPWICEKSAFQ; this comes from the exons gatatttatgcaaatgcagAAGTTGTTGAAGAAAACAGAGCTGATTCCAGTGACTCTGACAAATCCTATGAAGATATTTGTATGAATGAGGACAATTTAGCGACTCGGAAGGCCAGAAGCCTCACGCTATCTAAGATCTCAG ATACAGGAAACAGCCATGCAGGgaataaatgttacagattgactgcagtgtgtctgctgctgctgtgtgttctcctgctgactgccatcacagtgctgtggatcaaATTCACCAATGTGAATATAGAAAACAACCAGCTACAAACCAGTTACAACAACCTcactatagagagagaccagttacagatcAGTTACAGCAacctgactatagagagagaccagcTGCAGTCCGCTAATTATGACCTGAATAGGGAGAAGGATCAACAAGAAGCCAAACTGAAGGAACTGACAAATAAAACGATCATTTTACAAGCCAGTTACAATGACACGAAAGACAAGAGTGAGAAGTTACAGAAGGAAAAAGACGCCCTTCAGAAGAAGCTAACTGCTATAG ATTCACATGCCAAAGTGGGATGGAGATATTTCAGCTCCAGCATTTACGTCATCTCTACTGAGCAGAAAACCTGGAGTGAGAGCAGACAAGACTGTAGAAGTAGAGGAGGAGACCTGGTGATCataaacagcagagaggaacag gagttcatcattaaacacttgGGAAGGAATGAGGCTTGGATTGGTCTGagtgacagagacacagaggggGTGTGGAAATGGGTGGATGGTACACGACTTACCACTGC GTACTGGGGTTATGGGGAACCAAATAATGTAGGTGATGAGGACTGTGCTGAGATTCTGGGTTTTCCCGATAGGAAGAGCTGGAACGACGCGCCATGTTCGGCTCAGCTACCATGGATCTGTGAGAAAAGTGCTTTTCAGTAA